The following are from one region of the Scylla paramamosain isolate STU-SP2022 chromosome 45, ASM3559412v1, whole genome shotgun sequence genome:
- the LOC135094294 gene encoding uncharacterized protein LOC135094294: MSRVLNVRKGLIIKLLLVIFLPFLVFLFKTGDVDGEQRGNMNLTPPHHRDAFDLRKTALRAKGPLAADDPLTLAHLRHHYLDAPAHLPYNLRESTDLVYARYKTMYPSWAFINHILQDFYGESPAGFFVEAGALDGEFLSNTLMLERRLGWSGLLVEAEEESYRSLRGKNRRAWSSCACLGARPYPYATVLTTFRNQGQEASWAGRGAARLEENPAEGGEGPGYKTFQKVQCFPPLSFLLAVNASFIHFFSLDVEGAEMDILKTFPFDRVTVDVWVIEHVRPNATPSVSPSSGGSSSSSSSSSSPSATWYEDPAFISFMDSKGYYLFDVFCHPIPDYVFVRRESEVFRRLALPPRLWRRQGVCAQKSMWDLNASYSPLLHRDPRHWPQIEYREGAGGGGAGGGGGAGGV, encoded by the exons ATGTCTCGTGTGTTGAATGTCAGAAAGGGACTGATTATCAAACTGTTACTCGTCATTTTCCTGCCTTTTCTGGTGTTTCTGTTCAAG ACTGGTGACGTGGACGGGGAGCAGCGCGGAAATATGAACCTTACGCCGCCGCACCACAGGGATGCTTTTGATCTGAGGAAG ACAGCACTGCGAGCAAAGGGCCCTCTAGCAGCAGACGACCCACTGACGCTAGCACACCTTCGCCACCACTACCTGGACGCCCCTGCCCACCTGCCCTACAACCTGCGTGAGAGCACCGACCTGGTCTACGCGCGCTACAAGACCATGTATCCTTCCTGGGCCTTCATCAATCACATCCTGCAGGACTTCTATGGTGAGAGTCCTGCAGGATTTTTTGTAGAGGCAGGGGCGTTAGATGGGGAGTTTCTGTCTAATACCTTAATGCTGGAAAGGCGCCTAGGATGGAGTGGCTTGCTGGtagaggcggaggaagaaagCTACAGGAGTCTAAGGGGGAAGAACAGAAGGGCGTGGTCATCCTGTGCCTGCTTAGGGGCTCGACCTTATCCCTACGCCACTGTGCTCACCACCTTCAGGAACCAGGGCCAGGAGGCGagctgggcggggcggggagctGCCAGACTGGAagag AATCCTGCAGAAGGAGGTGAAGGTCCTGGTTACAAGACCTTCCAGAAAGTGCAATGCTTCCCGcccctgtccttccttctcgccGTCAACGCCTCCTTCATCCACTTCTTCAGCTTAGACGTGGAGGGCGCCGAGATGGATATTCTGAAGACCTTCCCCTTTGATAGAGTGACCGTGGACGTGTGGGTGATAGAGCACGTGAGGCCCAACGCTACGCCTTCCGTCAGCCCTTCGTCAGGaggctcttcttcttcttcttcttcttcttcttcgccttctgcAA CGTGGTACGAGGACCCagccttcatctccttcatggATTCCAAAGGCTACTACCTCTTTGACGTCTTCTGCCACCCTATACCCGATTACGTCTTCGTCAGGAGGGAAAGCGAGGTGTTTAGAAGATTGGCCCTCCCCCCCAGGCTGTGGCGGAGGCAGGGCGTGTGTGCGCAGAAGAGCATGTGGGATCTGAATGCTTCCTACAGTCCTCTGCTGCATCGCGACCCTCGACACTGGCCACAGATTGAGTATAGggagggtgctggtggtggtggtgctggtggtggtggtggtgctggtggtgtttga